GCCTCGACGACGCCCTCGCGGGGCGACTGCCAGACGCAGTGGATGGGCTCGATCATCGGCCGCATCGCCACGCCGCCGCGGCGCTGCCGAGCGCGGGCCGCGTGCTGCGCCCGCGCGAGCAGTTTGCTTGCAACCTCGGGCGCGAGCCAGCGCGTCAGCTGTTCGATCTCGCGGATGCCCGCCATCGCCTCGAACACGCCGCGCGCGAGATTGCGGAGCATCGGCTCGGGGTCGCCCGTCGGCGCGGCGGTGCCGCGCGGTGCGGGCAGCGCGGTGAGCACACCCTCGCCAAAACGCAGCGGTTGCGGAACATCGTCGTTGAGGGCGGTGGAGAGGCGCGACTGCGGCTGGGGCATCGTTGGCTCCTGTCGAGAGGCAGGCGTACGTCGCCATTCAACAATCCGAGGCCAGGCCGTGGGGCGTTTCGTCAAAATCTGTGGATAAGTCCACCGCTCGGGTGACGTGCAAATCATCCTGTGGATAACTTGACGGGCTGCGGCCGAGATGCATCAGACTGGTCTGGTGCGCTGGAACGACCTCTTCGACGACCTCGCGGGGCAGTTTGACGCCGAACACGAGCGGGCCCGCCGCCTCGAGGCGGTCGAGGACGAGCGCCTTCGCGTCGCGCGCACGACCCTGCGGCAGCGACTCGCCGCACTGCAGGCGGCGCTCGAGCCGGGGGAGTGCATCGACATCGAGCTTCGCAGCGGCGATCGCCTGCGCGCCGAGCCGATCGAGTTCGGCGCCGAATGGTTCCTCGCCAGGCTCGCGTCGCCGGCCGGCCACTACGCGAGCGTACTCGTGCCACTCGCGGGCATGAGCTCGGTGATGCTCACGCGAAGCCAGCTTGACCGCTCGCTCGCGCCACGACCCGAGGCTCCCGAATCGCTCACGGCACGGCTCGGCTTCGTCATGCCGCTGCGCGATCTCGCGCGGCGACGCGTGCACTGCGAGCTGACGACCACCCTCGGCGTGCTGCGCGGCACGATCGACCTCGTCGCGCGCGACCACCTCGACCTCGCGGTGCACGACCTCGACACCCCGCGGCGCACGCCCGACGTCGCCGCCTTTCGGGTCGTGCCGCTCGACGAGATTCGCCTCGTGCGGGTCGCCGGCGACGCGCGGAACTAGTTGTTGCCGTCGCGCCAGCTGCCCGAGCCGGTGATCTCGGGAATATCGATGAATTCCTGCTGCCCAAACATCGCCTCGCGGCGGCGGGCTTCGTATTGATCGGCGACAAAGCGCTCGAGCTCGAGCTGTTCGACGCGCAGCGCGCCGGCCGAGCCGATGCGGATCGCGGCAAGTTCGTTGGAGTCCACGAGGTCGCGGACGACGTCGAGTTCGACGTTGAGGATCTCGGCCACGTCGGACAGGGTGAGGAAACGGGGAAGCCCCTGGTTGGGGTTCGAAGACATGCCCCAAGTATCCCAGCGATTCCCTGCACGCTCGCCGCCTGTGGATAACTTGCCCAGCGAATTCGGACGATGTCGCAACATAGACACGTCAAGGCGGACGCGCGTCCGCAATCTCCCGTAACTAAGGAGCGCTTCCGTGGCAACAGCTCGTAGAAGCCGAGTCGATCCACGGCTCGTTATTGGCATCGTGCTCGTCGCCGGGTCGATCGCGGGTGTCGTCGGCGTCGTGCAGTCCACGGCGCAAACGACGACGGTCTACGCGCTGGGGCAGGCCGTCGCCGCGGGCGAGACGATCACCGCGGAACAACTCACCGCGGTTGAGGTCTCGGCCGCAACGCCCACCGAGCTCTACCTCACCGACGCGAGCGCCGACAGTTACATCGCGACCCGCCCCATCGGCGCGGGCGAGCTCGTGCCGCTCACCGCGCTCGGCGAGGCCGACACCTCGAGCGCGGCCGTGGTGGTGAGCATCCCGGGCGAGCTGCCGGGCGGGGTAGGCACCGGCACGACGGTCGAGATCTGGTCGGCCGCCGCGGGTGAACGAATGGGCACCTACGACGCGCCGCAGGTGATCGTCGCCGAGGCGCAGGTCATTCGCGTCATCGAGCAAGACGACTTTGTCGCGACGGCGCAGGTCGACGTCGAGCTGCGCATCCCCGACGGCGAGATCGCCACCGTCATGAGCGCGACCTCGAACGGGGCACGGCTGCAGCTTGTGCCCATTCACGAGCCGGTGCAGGAGTAACCGGTGGCGCGCATCATCCTGGCCGTCGACTACGACGTCGAGGCAAACCTGCTCGAGGGCATCATCCGCGCCGGGCACGAAATCGTTGACCGCGTCACCGGCGCCACTTCGCTTGCCGTGGCTGTCGAGCGCGCGCGGCCAGAACTCGTGCTCGCGCAGGCCGGCCCCGAGACCCTTAACCTCCGCAGCCTCGCCGCGTGCGACGGCGCCGGGGCCCGCACCATCGCGGTCGTCGGCAACGAGGAGGAGCGGCGGCAGGCCACCGAGCTCGGGCTCGTCGACCGCATCCGCGCCGACGACGGGTGGGATGCGGTCGAGCGACTCCTCGAGGGCGAGGCCGCCCGCGTTGCGCCGCCGACCGCGGCACCTGCGGCGGCGAAGGAGCCGCCGCGCAGCCGCAAGGATCGCCGCCGCGAGGAATCGCGGCGTGGCCGCCGCAACGCGCCGCGCGACGCCGCCCCGCGGCCACCCGAGTCGGGTACGACGCCGCCACCCACAAAACCCGCGCCCGGCCGCGTCCTCGCCGTCTGGGGCCCGCACGGATCGCCGGGCGTGACTACGGTGGCGATCGCGCTCGCGGCGTCGCTCGTGAACCAGGGCCACCGGGTGCTGCTCGTCGACGCCGACACCTACGGCGGGGCCATCGCTCCCGCGCTCGGCATCGCCGATGAGGCGCCGGGGCTCGCGGCCGCCTGCCGCCTCGCCGGGGCGGGCTCGCTCTCAGCCGGCGAGCTCGACCGCGTGAGCTCCGAACTCGCGTGCGCCCGCGGTACCTTGCGCGTGCTCTCGGGCATCAGCAATCCCGCCCGCTGGCCCGAGCTGCCGAGCGAGCGGATGCGCGCCGTGCTGTGGCTCGCGCGCGACGAGTATGAGTTTGTCGTCGTCGACGTCGGGTTCAACCTCGAGCGCGACGAGGAACTCGTGAGCGATGTCGCGGCCCCGCGCCGCAACGCCGCCGCGCACGCCGCGATCGAGGCGGCGGATGCCGTGGTCGCGGTCGGCGAGGCCACCCCGGTCGGCCTGCAACGCTACCTGCGGGCGCGGCTCGGCCTCGTCGACCTTCGCGGCGACGCGGCGCACCTCGAGACGGTGATCACCCGCCTGCGCCGCGGGGCCACGGGCACCGACTCGGCCGGGCAGGTGCGTCAGGTCTTGCTGCGGTTCGGCGGTATCGAACGGGCCACCCTGCTGCCCGACGACCCCAAGGCCGTCGACCGGGCGATGGCCGAGGCGATCGCCGTGGTCGACGCGGCACCGAGGTCGCAACTCGCGAAACAGCTCGACGCGCTGGCCCTCCGGCTCGCCCACGTTGACGACACCGCAGCACCGATTGCGGCGGATCTCCAATCAGATCGCTCACTCGTCCAATAATGTGGAGGCGTGTCGAGCCTCACCAACCTCATTCAACGCCACAGCGACCTCGATTCGAGCGATCGCGAGTGGCTCATGCTGCTGCTCGCCGACTGGCAGCTGCTCGCCGACCTCGCCCTCGCCGATCTCGTGCTCTGGGTGCGCGACTCCGAGGCTCGCTGGGTCGCCGTCAGCCAGGCGCGGCCGGCGTCGGCGCCGACGCTGTTCTACCGCGACCTCATCGGGCAGCGGGTGCGCGAGCAGTGGGAGATGGAGGTCGAGGCGGTCTACCAGCGCGGCGTGACCATCCGTTCATCCGCCCCCGACTGGTTTGACGAGATTCCGGCGCAGCTCACGACGAGCCCCGTGTTCTCAACCCGTCACGCCGACGGCCGGGCGCAGCGCTCCGAGCGGCCGATCGCGATCATCACGCGGCACACGAACCTCGCCGGCACCCGGCAGCCCACCCGCCAGGAGGTCACTTTCCGCGAGTGCTCGGAGGACCTCTTCGACATGATCGCGGCGGGGGAGTTCCCCGACCTCGACGCCCCCGAATTCTCGCGTCGCGGCGCACCCCGCGCCTCGGACGGTCTCGTGCGGCTCGACACCGACGGCGTCGTCACCTTTGCGAGCGCGAACGCCCTGTCGGCGCTGAACAAGCTCGGCTTCGGCGGCGAGCTCGAGGGCGAGATCTTCTCGGAGGTCGCCTCGACCCTCGTCGACGACAAGCGCAACGTCACGGTCGACGAGGCGCTACCGCTCGTCGTGACCGGCCGGGCGCCGTGGATGAGCGATGTGGATGCGCGCGGCGTCACGGTCACGCTGCGGGCGATTCCCCTGCGGCGCGGCGGCGAGCGCCTCGGCGCGATCGTGCTCTGCCGCGACACGACCGATGTGCGTAATCAGATGCAGGAGCTCATCACCAAGGACGCGACGATTCGCGAGATTCACCACCGGGTGAAGAATAACCTGCAGACCGTCGCGGCGCTGCTGCGCATCCAGGCCCGCCGCGCGAAGGCCGACGAGGCCCGCGAGTCGCTGCTGCAGGCGATGCGCCGCGTCTCGTCGATCGCCGTCGTGCACGACACCCTCTCGGGCGGCTTCTCGCAGTCGGTCGACTTCGACGAGGTGTTCGCCCGCGTCATGCGGCTCGCGACCGAGGTCGCCGGCGGCACCGGCACCGAGGTGCGACCGGTGCTCGAGGGGTCGTTCGGCTCGGTGCCGAGCGAGTTCGCGACACCGCTCGCGCTCGCGCTCACCGAGCTCGTTACGAACGCTGTCGAGCACGGGTTTCCGGCGGGCAGCTCCGACGGCCAGGTCGCCGTCACCGTCGAGCGCGACGACGACAACCTCGCCATTCAGGTGCGCGATAACGGCGTGGGCATGGTCGGCGGCCACGAAGGCTCGGGCCTCGGCACGCAGATCGTGCGAACGCTCGTCGAGGGTGAGCTCGGCGGCGCCATCTCGTGGCAGGAAAACCCGAGCGGCGGCACCATCGTGCAGATCAGCATCCCGCGCCGCTGGGGCGTGGGGTAACAAACGAAGTGCCTCGGCGGAGATTCCGCCGAGGCACGCAGTGTCGAGCTGCTCGGGTTAGCTGGCGCGGCGGGCGCGGGCAGCGCGACGCTTGAGCGCGCGACGCTCGTCCTCAGAAAGGCCACCCCAAACACCAGAGTCCTGGTTTGTGTCGAGTGCGTACTGCAGGCACTGCTCGGTTACCGGGCAGCGCGAGCAGATTGACTTGGCGGCGTCGATCTGTTCAATCGCGGGGCCGGTGTTGCCAACCGGGAAGAACAGCTCGGGGTCAGCATGCAAGCATGCAGCGCGATCACGCCAATCCATGTAAATGGGCTCCTTGTCTACGCGTTTTGGCACGCGGAGGCCGTACTCTCAGACGGAGTCGTGATGACAGCGGCACACCAAACTGCGGGTTTGCGCAAGGGCGCCGAAGTCCTGATCTGTAGTATTTTGCCACGCAGTTGCATGCTGATCAAGGGAATATTCGAGTGAACGCAGAGGGCGAACACCCCACCGGGGCCGCCACGACCGGGCCGGTGTGGCCGTTAATTCTTCTGGCGATGGTGCTCGGGCTCGAGGCGCTCGTCATGGCGTGGGTGACGGTGCTGCTGTTTGTCGAGTTCTTCGCGGAGGACGCGCTCTCGGTCGCGTCGTCGATCGCGCTCATCGTCATGGCGGGGCTCGCCACCGTGTTGCTCATCGCGCTCACGGTGGGTGTCTGCCTCGGGCAGCGCTGGGTGCGCGGGCTCACCGCCGTGTGGCAGGCGCTGCAGGTCGCGGCCGCCGTCACGGTGATCCGTGGCGACATGATGCCCGGCCTCGGCTGGGCGCTCGCG
The Gulosibacter sediminis genome window above contains:
- a CDS encoding Rv3235 family protein; translation: MPQPQSRLSTALNDDVPQPLRFGEGVLTALPAPRGTAAPTGDPEPMLRNLARGVFEAMAGIREIEQLTRWLAPEVASKLLARAQHAARARQRRGGVAMRPMIEPIHCVWQSPREGVVEATVVVDLGSRCRAVAIRLESYRGRWRAQRLHVL
- a CDS encoding helix-turn-helix domain-containing protein, which produces MSSNPNQGLPRFLTLSDVAEILNVELDVVRDLVDSNELAAIRIGSAGALRVEQLELERFVADQYEARRREAMFGQQEFIDIPEITGSGSWRDGNN
- a CDS encoding SAF domain-containing protein; amino-acid sequence: MATARRSRVDPRLVIGIVLVAGSIAGVVGVVQSTAQTTTVYALGQAVAAGETITAEQLTAVEVSAATPTELYLTDASADSYIATRPIGAGELVPLTALGEADTSSAAVVVSIPGELPGGVGTGTTVEIWSAAAGERMGTYDAPQVIVAEAQVIRVIEQDDFVATAQVDVELRIPDGEIATVMSATSNGARLQLVPIHEPVQE
- a CDS encoding AAA family ATPase, with the translated sequence MARIILAVDYDVEANLLEGIIRAGHEIVDRVTGATSLAVAVERARPELVLAQAGPETLNLRSLAACDGAGARTIAVVGNEEERRQATELGLVDRIRADDGWDAVERLLEGEAARVAPPTAAPAAAKEPPRSRKDRRREESRRGRRNAPRDAAPRPPESGTTPPPTKPAPGRVLAVWGPHGSPGVTTVAIALAASLVNQGHRVLLVDADTYGGAIAPALGIADEAPGLAAACRLAGAGSLSAGELDRVSSELACARGTLRVLSGISNPARWPELPSERMRAVLWLARDEYEFVVVDVGFNLERDEELVSDVAAPRRNAAAHAAIEAADAVVAVGEATPVGLQRYLRARLGLVDLRGDAAHLETVITRLRRGATGTDSAGQVRQVLLRFGGIERATLLPDDPKAVDRAMAEAIAVVDAAPRSQLAKQLDALALRLAHVDDTAAPIAADLQSDRSLVQ
- a CDS encoding sensor histidine kinase, whose translation is MSSLTNLIQRHSDLDSSDREWLMLLLADWQLLADLALADLVLWVRDSEARWVAVSQARPASAPTLFYRDLIGQRVREQWEMEVEAVYQRGVTIRSSAPDWFDEIPAQLTTSPVFSTRHADGRAQRSERPIAIITRHTNLAGTRQPTRQEVTFRECSEDLFDMIAAGEFPDLDAPEFSRRGAPRASDGLVRLDTDGVVTFASANALSALNKLGFGGELEGEIFSEVASTLVDDKRNVTVDEALPLVVTGRAPWMSDVDARGVTVTLRAIPLRRGGERLGAIVLCRDTTDVRNQMQELITKDATIREIHHRVKNNLQTVAALLRIQARRAKADEARESLLQAMRRVSSIAVVHDTLSGGFSQSVDFDEVFARVMRLATEVAGGTGTEVRPVLEGSFGSVPSEFATPLALALTELVTNAVEHGFPAGSSDGQVAVTVERDDDNLAIQVRDNGVGMVGGHEGSGLGTQIVRTLVEGELGGAISWQENPSGGTIVQISIPRRWGVG
- a CDS encoding WhiB family transcriptional regulator, whose product is MDWRDRAACLHADPELFFPVGNTGPAIEQIDAAKSICSRCPVTEQCLQYALDTNQDSGVWGGLSEDERRALKRRAARARRAS